The following proteins are encoded in a genomic region of Oceanisphaera profunda:
- the rbfA gene encoding 30S ribosome-binding factor RbfA, producing the protein MAREFSRSRRVGQELQKEIALILQREIKDDRLRLITVSGVELSKDLSSAKVFVTFLDNDPENITQGMKVLKDASGFIRSLVGKAMRLRITPELRFTYDQSLVEGMRISTLVSSTIAEDERRSQEFGTGEPETDAEQNDEQDQDQAEKKD; encoded by the coding sequence ATGGCGAGAGAATTTAGCCGTTCACGTCGTGTAGGTCAGGAATTACAAAAAGAAATTGCCTTGATCCTACAGCGCGAAATTAAAGATGATCGACTGCGCTTGATCACCGTATCCGGTGTTGAGCTGTCTAAAGATTTAAGCTCAGCCAAGGTGTTTGTGACCTTCTTGGATAACGATCCTGAGAACATCACTCAAGGTATGAAAGTACTAAAAGACGCCAGTGGCTTTATTCGCAGCCTAGTGGGCAAAGCCATGCGTCTGCGCATTACCCCGGAGCTGCGTTTTACTTACGATCAAAGCTTGGTTGAAGGTATGCGGATCTCGACCTTGGTTTCAAGCACCATCGCCGAAGATGAGCGTCGCAGCCAAGAGTTTGGCACTGGTGAGCCAGAAACCGATGCTGAGCAAAACGACGAGCAAGACCAAGATCAAGCAGAAAAGAAGGATTAA
- the truB gene encoding tRNA pseudouridine(55) synthase TruB, whose protein sequence is MGRQRQFRGRAVDGILLLDKPAGITSNDALQQVKRIYAAAKAGHTGALDPLATGMLPICLGEATKFSQFLLEADKRYRVVAKLGLRTDTSDADGEVVETRPVNVTDDALAVALDSFRGTTQQIPSMYSALKYQGKPLYHYAREGIEVPRESRPITVFELIQVRFEGDELELEIHCSKGTYIRTIVDDLGELLGCGAHVAVLRRLAVASYPTERMVTLEQLETMLEHCRAQEILPRLELDPLLLPMDTAVAGLAEVNMSELVAGYINQGQAVQVSGAPASGQVRMTVGEQRLFIGVGEIDDDGKVAPKRLVR, encoded by the coding sequence ATGGGGCGTCAGCGTCAATTTCGTGGCCGTGCGGTAGACGGCATCCTGCTGCTAGATAAGCCAGCAGGCATTACCTCTAACGATGCCTTGCAGCAAGTAAAGCGCATTTATGCGGCGGCAAAAGCGGGGCACACAGGTGCGCTGGATCCATTGGCCACCGGTATGCTGCCCATTTGCTTGGGCGAAGCCACTAAGTTTTCCCAGTTTTTACTGGAAGCCGATAAGCGCTATCGCGTGGTGGCCAAGCTTGGTCTGCGCACCGATACCAGTGATGCCGATGGCGAAGTGGTAGAGACGCGCCCCGTTAATGTGACCGATGATGCTTTGGCTGTGGCCTTGGACAGCTTTCGCGGCACCACACAACAAATTCCGTCTATGTATTCGGCGCTAAAATATCAGGGCAAACCCTTATATCACTACGCGCGTGAAGGCATAGAAGTGCCACGCGAATCGCGGCCGATTACGGTGTTTGAACTGATCCAAGTGCGCTTTGAAGGCGACGAGCTGGAGTTGGAAATTCACTGCAGCAAGGGCACCTATATTCGCACTATCGTCGATGACTTGGGCGAACTGCTGGGTTGTGGCGCCCATGTGGCGGTATTGCGCCGCTTAGCGGTGGCCAGTTATCCAACTGAACGCATGGTGACCCTAGAGCAGCTAGAAACCATGCTCGAGCATTGCCGTGCGCAGGAGATATTGCCGCGCTTGGAGCTGGATCCACTGTTGCTGCCCATGGATACAGCCGTGGCCGGTCTGGCAGAAGTCAATATGTCAGAGCTGGTGGCCGGTTACATTAACCAAGGCCAAGCGGTGCAAGTTTCCGGTGCGCCCGCGTCGGGTCAAGTACGGATGACAGTGGGCGAGCAACGGCTGTTTATCGGTGTCGGTGAGATTGACGACGACGGCAAAGTGGCACCAAAACGCTTAGTGCGTTGA
- the rpsO gene encoding 30S ribosomal protein S15, with protein sequence MSLNAETKAQIVADNARGEGDTGSPEVQVALLSAQINHLQGHFKQHIHDHHSRRGLLRMVSQRRSLLDYLKRKDVVRYTALIAKLGLRR encoded by the coding sequence ATGTCACTAAATGCAGAAACTAAAGCGCAAATCGTTGCTGACAACGCTCGTGGCGAAGGCGATACAGGTTCTCCTGAAGTACAAGTTGCTTTGCTGAGCGCGCAAATCAACCACCTGCAAGGTCACTTCAAACAGCACATCCACGATCACCACAGCCGTCGTGGTCTGTTGCGCATGGTATCTCAGCGTCGTAGCTTGCTGGACTACCTGAAGCGTAAAGACGTAGTGCGTTACACTGCACTGATCGCTAAATTGGGTCTGCGTCGTTAA
- the pnp gene encoding polyribonucleotide nucleotidyltransferase, with protein MNPIVKTFQYGQHTVTLETGVMARQASGAVMASIDDTAVLVTVVGKRDADESKDFFPLTVNYQERTYAAGRIPGSFFKREGRPSEGETLTSRLIDRPIRPLFPAGFKNEVQVIATVMSVNPEISPDIIALLGTSAALAISGLPFAGPIGAARVGYINGEYVLNPTVTELGNSELDLVVAGTANAVLMVESEANILPEEVMLGAVVYGHEQLNAAVTAIKEFAAEVGTQPWNWQPKAQNEALKAQVAELATDEVGEAYRITDKTARRDALSVIKAKVMAAVLASNPQQNSKEVQEHFSALEKHIVRGRIVRGEPRIDGREPDMIRALDVATGLLPRTHGSALFTRGETQALVVATLGTQRDAQMIDELTGTRTDNFMLHYNFPPYCVGETGMVGSPKRREIGHGRLAKRGVAAIMPSVDVFPYTVRVVAEITESNGSSSMASVCGTSLALMDAGVPIKASVAGIAMGLVKEDEGYVVLSDILGDEDHLGDMDFKVAGTTQGITALQMDIKIEGITKDIMEAALNQARNARLHILKVMDEAMQAPREEISDFAPRIHIIKINPEKIRDVIGKGGATIRALTEETGTTIELDDDGTVKIAAVDGEAAKLAISRIQQLTAEVEPGTIYQGQVVRLADFGAFVNILPGKDGLVHISQITEERVKNVSDHLTVGDTVAVKVLEVDRQGRIRLSIKEAKEPSVAEEQAAETTTEAPVQTAPTLEATQTTATPVVAPVVTPTTVAPRTPVTVAPAQADEAAPANNDDKTAE; from the coding sequence GTGAATCCTATCGTAAAAACCTTCCAGTATGGCCAACATACAGTAACCCTAGAAACTGGCGTTATGGCGCGTCAGGCAAGTGGTGCTGTGATGGCCAGCATTGATGATACCGCCGTTCTGGTCACAGTAGTGGGCAAGCGGGATGCGGACGAAAGCAAAGACTTTTTTCCGTTAACCGTTAACTATCAAGAACGCACCTATGCGGCAGGCCGAATTCCTGGCAGCTTTTTTAAACGAGAAGGCCGCCCATCAGAAGGTGAAACGCTAACTTCACGTTTGATTGACCGCCCCATTCGTCCGTTATTCCCAGCGGGCTTTAAAAACGAAGTGCAAGTTATTGCCACTGTTATGTCGGTCAATCCTGAGATTTCGCCGGACATTATTGCGCTTTTGGGTACCTCTGCGGCCCTGGCCATTTCGGGTCTGCCGTTTGCCGGCCCCATTGGTGCGGCCCGCGTGGGTTACATTAATGGCGAATACGTATTAAACCCGACTGTGACTGAACTGGGTAACAGTGAGCTGGACTTAGTGGTTGCTGGTACGGCGAATGCGGTATTGATGGTTGAGTCTGAAGCCAATATCTTGCCAGAAGAAGTGATGTTAGGTGCTGTGGTCTATGGCCATGAGCAACTGAATGCCGCCGTGACCGCCATTAAAGAATTTGCCGCCGAAGTGGGCACTCAGCCTTGGAATTGGCAGCCAAAAGCACAAAATGAAGCGCTGAAAGCCCAAGTGGCTGAATTGGCAACGGATGAGGTGGGCGAAGCCTATCGCATTACCGATAAAACCGCGCGCCGTGATGCACTGAGCGTGATCAAAGCTAAAGTTATGGCGGCGGTATTAGCCAGTAACCCACAGCAAAACAGCAAAGAAGTACAAGAGCACTTCTCCGCCCTTGAGAAGCACATAGTCCGTGGTCGTATCGTGCGCGGTGAGCCGCGTATCGATGGTCGCGAACCCGACATGATCCGTGCATTGGATGTGGCCACCGGCTTATTGCCACGCACTCACGGCTCGGCACTGTTTACGCGCGGTGAAACTCAAGCCTTAGTGGTTGCCACGCTCGGCACGCAGCGTGATGCTCAGATGATTGATGAGCTGACCGGTACCCGCACCGACAACTTCATGCTGCATTATAACTTCCCTCCCTATTGTGTCGGCGAAACTGGCATGGTGGGCAGCCCTAAGCGTCGTGAAATTGGTCACGGTCGTTTGGCTAAGCGCGGTGTGGCGGCAATTATGCCAAGCGTTGATGTGTTCCCATACACAGTGCGTGTGGTGGCAGAGATTACCGAGTCGAACGGTTCTTCTTCTATGGCATCCGTGTGCGGTACGTCACTGGCATTGATGGACGCGGGCGTGCCGATTAAAGCCTCAGTGGCCGGTATTGCCATGGGCTTGGTGAAAGAAGACGAAGGTTATGTTGTCTTGTCTGACATCTTGGGTGATGAAGATCACTTAGGTGACATGGACTTTAAAGTGGCCGGTACTACTCAAGGTATTACCGCACTGCAAATGGACATTAAAATCGAAGGCATTACCAAAGACATCATGGAAGCGGCATTAAATCAGGCGCGCAACGCCCGTTTGCACATCCTAAAAGTGATGGACGAAGCTATGCAAGCGCCACGGGAAGAGATTTCTGACTTTGCACCGCGTATTCACATCATCAAGATCAATCCAGAGAAGATCCGTGATGTGATTGGTAAAGGCGGCGCGACCATCCGTGCACTGACCGAAGAAACCGGCACTACCATTGAGCTGGACGACGATGGCACCGTTAAAATTGCCGCCGTTGATGGCGAAGCTGCAAAATTGGCCATTAGCCGTATTCAGCAGTTAACCGCAGAAGTGGAGCCTGGCACTATTTATCAAGGTCAGGTAGTACGTTTAGCCGACTTTGGTGCCTTCGTTAACATTCTGCCGGGCAAAGACGGGTTAGTACACATCTCACAAATCACCGAAGAGCGCGTTAAAAACGTCTCGGATCATTTGACTGTGGGTGACACGGTTGCCGTTAAGGTATTAGAAGTGGACCGCCAAGGCCGCATTCGCTTATCTATTAAAGAAGCAAAAGAGCCAAGCGTAGCTGAAGAGCAAGCCGCAGAAACCACGACTGAAGCGCCAGTGCAAACTGCGCCTACCCTTGAGGCTACTCAAACAACAGCCACTCCAGTAGTAGCTCCAGTAGTTACACCGACTACTGTTGCTCCAAGAACTCCAGTTACCGTAGCCCCTGCTCAAGCAGATGAAGCTGCCCCTGCTAATAATGACGATAAAACCGCTGAGTAA
- the trhP gene encoding prephenate-dependent tRNA uridine(34) hydroxylase TrhP codes for MSDAHTAVTPPITPGFVPELLSPAGTLKNMRYAFAYGADAVYAGQPRYSLRVRNNEFNHENLKIGIDEAHALGKKFYVVVNIQPHNAKLKTFIRDMQPVIEMGPDALIMSDPGLIMLVREHFPEVSIHLSVQANAVNWASVKFWQEYGIERVILSRELSLEEIEEIRAQCPKVELEVFVHGALCMAYSGRCLLSGYINKRDPNQGTCTNACRWEYKVHEAKEDDAGQIVHRQEPIMVQKIDPAKEAINESPAPTLGAGAPYEHPVLLEESNRPGEYMAAYEDEHGTYIMNSKDLRAVQYVERLTQMGVHSLKIEGRTKSFYYVARTAQVYRKAIDDAVAGKPFDVSLMSTLENLAHRGYTEGFLKRHAHSDYQNYEIGHSVSTQQQFVGDVTRRDGDWVEVEVKNKFSVGDSLELMTPAGNISFVLEQIKNRKGELVEVAPGSGHVVFIPLDKSINADFAILLKHLKY; via the coding sequence ATGTCCGACGCTCACACTGCTGTTACGCCCCCTATTACTCCCGGCTTCGTTCCCGAATTGCTCTCACCTGCGGGTACCTTAAAAAACATGCGTTATGCCTTCGCCTATGGCGCCGATGCTGTGTATGCGGGCCAGCCCCGTTATTCGCTTCGGGTGCGCAATAACGAGTTTAACCATGAGAATCTCAAGATTGGCATAGATGAAGCTCATGCCTTGGGCAAAAAATTCTATGTGGTGGTAAACATTCAGCCCCATAACGCCAAGCTAAAAACCTTTATTCGTGACATGCAGCCCGTGATCGAGATGGGGCCTGATGCGCTCATTATGTCGGATCCGGGTTTGATTATGTTGGTGCGTGAGCACTTTCCTGAGGTGAGTATTCATCTGTCGGTGCAAGCGAACGCGGTAAACTGGGCGTCGGTGAAGTTTTGGCAAGAGTACGGTATAGAGCGGGTTATTTTATCGCGGGAATTATCGCTAGAAGAAATCGAAGAAATTCGTGCCCAATGCCCAAAAGTGGAATTAGAAGTGTTTGTGCATGGCGCACTGTGCATGGCCTATTCGGGCCGGTGTTTATTGTCTGGCTACATCAACAAGCGCGATCCCAATCAGGGAACTTGCACTAATGCTTGTCGTTGGGAATATAAAGTACATGAAGCCAAAGAAGACGATGCTGGGCAAATTGTGCATCGCCAAGAGCCGATTATGGTGCAAAAGATAGACCCTGCAAAAGAAGCCATTAACGAAAGCCCTGCCCCCACGCTCGGTGCCGGTGCACCCTATGAGCATCCAGTGCTGTTAGAAGAAAGCAATAGGCCTGGCGAGTATATGGCCGCTTATGAAGATGAGCACGGCACCTACATCATGAACTCCAAAGACTTGCGTGCCGTGCAGTATGTAGAGCGCTTAACGCAAATGGGCGTGCATTCTTTAAAAATTGAAGGCCGTACTAAGTCGTTTTATTACGTGGCACGCACCGCTCAGGTTTATCGCAAAGCCATCGACGATGCCGTGGCCGGCAAGCCGTTTGATGTCAGCCTGATGAGTACGCTGGAAAACCTCGCCCATCGTGGTTACACAGAAGGCTTTTTGAAGCGCCATGCCCATAGCGATTATCAAAACTATGAAATCGGCCATTCGGTGTCCACTCAACAGCAGTTTGTTGGTGACGTGACTCGCCGTGATGGCGACTGGGTCGAAGTAGAAGTGAAGAATAAATTTAGCGTCGGCGATAGCTTGGAGCTAATGACGCCCGCCGGTAATATCAGCTTCGTATTGGAGCAGATTAAAAACCGTAAAGGTGAGTTAGTCGAGGTCGCGCCCGGCAGCGGGCATGTAGTATTTATTCCCTTAGATAAGTCTATCAATGCGGACTTTGCGATTTTGTTGAAACATTTAAAATATTAA
- a CDS encoding YgiW/YdeI family stress tolerance OB fold protein — MKKTLVSATLGLTLLAGTAIAGSNFSYDQPRVTVAQALRMNDDHDIRLTGYVVEQVGKEKYLFQDGTGTIVVEIDEDKWRDMRASSRTRLTIWGQLDEEDHGNELEVDHLELAR; from the coding sequence ATGAAGAAGACTCTAGTTAGTGCCACTTTGGGCTTAACCCTGCTGGCGGGCACTGCGATTGCCGGCTCTAATTTTTCTTATGACCAACCACGAGTCACAGTAGCCCAAGCACTGCGCATGAATGACGACCATGATATTCGCCTCACCGGCTATGTGGTCGAGCAAGTCGGCAAAGAAAAATACCTGTTTCAAGATGGCACCGGCACCATAGTGGTGGAAATTGATGAAGATAAGTGGCGCGATATGCGTGCTAGCTCGCGCACCCGACTCACCATTTGGGGCCAATTAGACGAGGAAGATCACGGTAATGAGCTGGAAGTGGATCACTTAGAGTTAGCCCGCTAA
- the gap gene encoding type I glyceraldehyde-3-phosphate dehydrogenase — translation MKIKLAINGFGRIGRLMFRAACERSDMEVVAINDLQDLEYMAYMLKYDSTHGRFKGEVQIEGGRLIVNGKPVRVTAERNPADLNWGELDVDVVAEATGIFMTDEQARAHIHAGAKKVVLTGPSKDDTPMFVMGVNQAQYAGQDIVSNASCTTNCLAPLAKVINDNFGIVEGLMTTVHAMTATQNTVDGPSKKDWRGGRGASQNIIPSSTGAAKAVGKVIPELNGKLTGMSFRVPTANVSVVDLTVRLEKATSYAQICATLKAAAEGDLKGIMGYTEDAVVSTDFMSDTHTCVFDAGAGIALNDNFVKLVAWYDNEMGYSHKTLDLIAHISK, via the coding sequence ATGAAAATTAAGCTAGCTATTAACGGTTTTGGTCGCATCGGTCGACTGATGTTTCGCGCCGCTTGTGAACGCAGCGACATGGAAGTGGTCGCTATCAACGACTTGCAAGACCTTGAGTACATGGCATATATGCTGAAATACGACTCGACCCACGGTCGTTTTAAAGGCGAGGTGCAAATTGAAGGTGGCAGATTAATCGTTAATGGCAAGCCAGTGCGTGTGACTGCCGAGCGCAATCCCGCCGATTTAAACTGGGGTGAGCTGGACGTAGACGTGGTCGCCGAGGCGACCGGTATCTTTATGACCGATGAACAAGCCCGCGCGCACATTCACGCTGGCGCTAAAAAAGTGGTATTAACCGGCCCCTCAAAAGATGACACCCCTATGTTTGTGATGGGGGTTAACCAAGCGCAATACGCGGGCCAAGACATTGTCTCTAACGCTTCTTGTACCACTAACTGCTTGGCACCCTTAGCTAAAGTAATCAATGATAACTTTGGCATTGTAGAAGGCTTAATGACCACGGTGCACGCCATGACGGCCACCCAAAATACCGTTGATGGCCCGTCCAAAAAAGATTGGCGCGGTGGCCGCGGTGCCAGCCAGAATATTATCCCCTCCTCCACCGGTGCGGCTAAGGCCGTGGGCAAAGTGATCCCAGAGCTTAACGGTAAGCTCACTGGCATGTCGTTTCGCGTGCCCACCGCCAACGTGTCTGTGGTCGATTTAACGGTACGCCTAGAAAAAGCCACTTCTTATGCACAAATTTGCGCCACCCTTAAAGCCGCCGCCGAAGGTGATTTAAAGGGCATTATGGGCTATACGGAAGATGCGGTAGTCTCCACTGACTTTATGAGCGACACCCACACTTGCGTGTTTGATGCGGGTGCGGGCATAGCGCTGAATGATAACTTCGTAAAACTAGTGGCTTGGTATGACAACGAAATGGGCTATTCCCATAAGACACTAGACCTAATCGCACACATCTCAAAGTAA
- a CDS encoding DUF2989 domain-containing protein — protein MKIKQSILLLAVPFFLAACDRDRIPNICADTPQFCVDLHADSWCKFERTALIRARKQQATLPSAMHDYDLLNKLQTYHNCLDPLLAIEYTRHKERKNDKVEAVYHAKEAINQLAIDTQGSDHPQLLLWHWQHKGSQQAKARFIKLADRAEMQDPELQNALAELLLLRDSDAAEQALHKALSLYHKGDALNPDIIANLLTLYIRQQRYQEAWIWTQVLSKLDYQENIELSRLNTYAQFSVDQQQQLQQDVERILEQLAKGTYSAPSHITKLKV, from the coding sequence ATGAAAATTAAACAGTCGATATTGCTGCTTGCAGTCCCTTTCTTTTTAGCAGCCTGTGACCGAGATCGCATCCCTAACATTTGTGCAGACACCCCACAATTTTGTGTAGATTTACATGCAGACAGCTGGTGTAAGTTTGAACGCACCGCTTTAATACGTGCGCGCAAGCAACAGGCCACGCTCCCCAGTGCCATGCATGATTATGACTTACTGAACAAGCTACAGACTTACCATAACTGCTTAGACCCACTGCTAGCCATTGAGTATACGCGCCACAAAGAGCGGAAAAACGATAAGGTAGAGGCGGTATATCATGCTAAAGAAGCCATCAACCAACTGGCTATCGATACCCAAGGCTCGGATCATCCGCAATTGCTACTGTGGCATTGGCAGCATAAAGGCAGCCAGCAAGCCAAGGCGCGTTTTATTAAGCTCGCCGACCGTGCCGAAATGCAAGACCCCGAGCTACAAAATGCCCTTGCCGAATTATTGCTGCTGCGTGATAGCGACGCCGCCGAGCAAGCATTACACAAGGCACTCAGCCTATATCACAAAGGCGACGCCCTAAACCCGGATATTATCGCCAACCTGCTGACGCTGTATATTCGCCAGCAGCGCTATCAAGAGGCGTGGATTTGGACGCAAGTATTGAGCAAATTGGACTACCAAGAAAATATAGAACTCAGCCGGTTGAATACTTATGCCCAGTTTAGTGTCGACCAACAGCAACAGTTGCAGCAAGATGTCGAGCGTATTTTAGAGCAGTTGGCGAAAGGCACTTACTCCGCTCCCAGCCACATCACCAAACTGAAAGTCTAA
- a CDS encoding glyceraldehyde-3-phosphate dehydrogenase, protein MTHESYLSAWQQSQELAESMQPLIGKLYRNQGVEISVHARPLLNASTIEIIKAHRVASRHEGKALLVSQSYPILKVLSELDLAPASIDLGKLAVSYWETHKDESGLATFLQQELAPALDHEHANKATDVVLYGFGRIGRLVARLLIERSGGNHGLRLRAIVVRGSADDLEKRASLLRRDSVHGPFNGSIEVDMENHAIIANGTYIQVIYANSPAEIDYTQYGINDALIVDNTGIWRDEDGLGQHLQAKGAARVLLTAPGKGDIKNIVFGVNDNMILPTDNIVSAASCTTNAITPVLKAVSDKYGIKNGHVETVHSYTNDQNLIDNFHKGDRRGRSAALNMVLTSTGAASAVAKALPELKGKLTGNAIRVPTPNVSMAVINLNLDKPTNAEELNEYLLAMSLDSPLHQQIDFSTSSELVSTDMVGSRFAGIVDSLATIAEDDRAVLYVWYDNEFGYSCQVVRVMQKMSGIELMDLPR, encoded by the coding sequence ATGACCCACGAGAGTTACCTGTCTGCTTGGCAGCAAAGCCAAGAATTGGCAGAATCTATGCAGCCCCTGATCGGCAAATTATACCGTAATCAGGGCGTAGAAATTAGCGTGCATGCGCGCCCCTTACTCAATGCGTCAACCATTGAGATTATCAAGGCGCACCGTGTGGCCAGCCGCCATGAAGGCAAAGCCCTGTTGGTTAGCCAAAGCTACCCTATCTTAAAAGTATTGAGCGAGCTGGATTTAGCGCCCGCGAGTATAGACTTGGGTAAACTGGCTGTCAGCTACTGGGAGACCCATAAAGACGAGTCTGGCTTAGCGACGTTTTTGCAACAAGAACTGGCACCTGCACTCGATCATGAACATGCTAACAAAGCGACCGATGTGGTCTTGTATGGCTTTGGTCGTATTGGCCGCTTGGTGGCGCGGTTATTGATTGAGCGTTCGGGCGGCAACCACGGTTTGCGTTTGCGTGCGATTGTGGTGCGAGGCTCGGCAGACGACTTAGAAAAGCGCGCCAGCTTATTGCGTCGCGACTCGGTACACGGTCCTTTTAACGGCTCTATTGAAGTGGACATGGAAAACCATGCCATTATCGCCAACGGCACCTACATTCAGGTGATCTACGCTAATAGCCCAGCCGAGATTGACTACACCCAATACGGCATTAACGATGCCTTAATCGTTGATAACACCGGTATTTGGCGTGATGAAGACGGCCTAGGCCAACACCTGCAAGCCAAGGGCGCGGCACGCGTATTGCTGACCGCACCGGGTAAGGGTGATATTAAAAATATCGTGTTTGGCGTAAACGACAACATGATTTTGCCTACCGACAATATCGTATCAGCCGCCTCTTGTACCACTAATGCCATCACGCCAGTACTGAAAGCGGTGAGCGATAAGTACGGGATCAAGAACGGCCACGTAGAAACCGTGCACTCTTATACTAACGACCAAAACCTGATTGATAACTTTCATAAAGGTGACCGTCGTGGCCGCAGTGCCGCATTGAACATGGTATTAACCAGCACAGGTGCTGCGTCAGCCGTAGCTAAGGCGCTGCCTGAGCTAAAAGGCAAGTTGACCGGTAACGCAATTCGCGTGCCCACGCCAAACGTGTCGATGGCGGTGATCAACCTGAATTTAGATAAGCCGACTAACGCCGAAGAGTTAAACGAGTACTTGTTGGCCATGTCACTGGACTCACCTTTGCATCAGCAAATTGATTTCAGCACCAGCAGTGAGTTAGTGTCTACCGATATGGTAGGCTCGCGCTTCGCCGGCATCGTGGATTCGTTGGCTACTATTGCCGAAGATGACCGCGCCGTACTCTATGTATGGTATGACAACGAGTTTGGTTATAGCTGTCAGGTAGTACGCGTCATGCAAAAAATGTCGGGTATCGAGCTGATGGACTTACCGCGCTAA
- a CDS encoding YeaC family protein, translated as MSSFQEVIVKMPEEVYLRLKTAVEIGKWPDGIALTAEQKASSLQAVLMWQALHVDDPEHMSVGKGGEIMMKSKAELLRQYNDEIEIARQKVD; from the coding sequence ATGTCCTCGTTTCAAGAAGTGATTGTCAAGATGCCAGAAGAGGTGTATTTGCGCCTTAAAACCGCCGTTGAAATCGGTAAATGGCCGGACGGTATTGCCTTAACGGCGGAGCAAAAAGCCAGCAGCTTGCAGGCGGTGTTAATGTGGCAAGCACTGCACGTTGATGATCCTGAGCATATGTCTGTGGGCAAGGGCGGCGAGATCATGATGAAAAGCAAAGCCGAGTTGCTGCGCCAATACAATGATGAAATAGAAATCGCCCGCCAGAAAGTAGATTAA
- a CDS encoding YbgA family protein — MYKFDPKIIRVGISGCLIGQKVRFDGGHKRSDFCTEQLINHVEFVPFCPEMAIGLGTPRPSIRLISASLLDGDSNIIAQTAKGEDVTEQLRDYGRTMSAQFGGLSGYVLCAKSPSCGMERVRVYHESGQGNTKDGIGIYAAELMKAQPLLPLEEDGRLNDPLLRENFVTRVFALHDWQCLCHKGITAAGLIDFHSRYKYLLMAHHRDSYLQLGKLLSDLSSNLEAIADTYIAELMQALSLPVTRNNHTNVLQHLQGYFKRLLNSGQRQELADTISQYHQGILPLFAPITLFRHYLNEFPNDYLQQQVYLNPHPEALRLRYGI, encoded by the coding sequence ATGTACAAGTTTGATCCTAAAATTATTCGCGTCGGCATCAGTGGCTGCTTAATCGGTCAAAAGGTGCGCTTTGATGGTGGCCATAAACGTTCGGATTTTTGTACCGAGCAATTAATCAATCATGTGGAGTTTGTGCCTTTTTGCCCTGAGATGGCCATTGGCCTCGGCACTCCTAGGCCCAGCATTCGGCTGATCAGTGCAAGCCTACTAGATGGCGACAGCAATATTATTGCGCAAACCGCCAAAGGCGAGGATGTCACCGAGCAGCTGCGCGATTATGGTCGTACCATGTCCGCGCAGTTTGGCGGCTTAAGCGGTTATGTGCTGTGCGCCAAATCTCCCAGCTGTGGCATGGAGCGGGTGCGGGTTTATCATGAAAGTGGTCAAGGAAATACCAAAGATGGCATTGGTATTTATGCCGCCGAGCTAATGAAGGCACAACCGTTGTTGCCGCTGGAGGAAGATGGCCGCTTAAACGATCCCTTGCTGCGTGAAAATTTCGTGACGCGAGTGTTTGCGCTGCACGACTGGCAGTGTTTGTGCCATAAAGGCATCACTGCCGCCGGCCTGATTGATTTTCATAGCCGTTATAAATATCTATTGATGGCACACCATAGAGACAGCTACCTGCAACTGGGCAAGTTGTTATCGGATTTATCGAGCAATCTTGAGGCCATCGCAGACACTTATATTGCTGAGCTGATGCAAGCTTTGAGTTTGCCGGTAACCCGTAATAATCACACTAACGTGCTGCAGCATTTGCAGGGTTACTTTAAGCGCCTACTGAACAGTGGTCAGCGCCAAGAGTTAGCGGACACCATCAGCCAATACCACCAAGGTATTTTGCCCTTATTTGCCCCCATCACTTTATTTCGTCATTACCTCAACGAATTTCCTAATGACTATCTGCAACAGCAGGTTTATTTAAATCCCCATCCGGAGGCATTGCGACTGCGCTATGGCATCTGA